The nucleotide window GAAATACCCTTCTTAAAATTCGCTGGAATTACCGACTTCTCTAATATGACTGAATTTGTTATTGTTTTTGAAGATTGGCGTTCGACTAAAAAAGAGGGAAGAATCTATATTGATGATTTGATGGTAAGCGAATAATCCTAAAAGTTAGGGAAATTGGGCGCAGCAAATTTGCTGTGCCCAATTTTAACCGCCAATGAAAAAAGTTTTTATATTTTTTATAATTTTTTTATTATCAGTAGATTATGCTTTCCCCCAGGCAAAGAAATTGTCCCTTGTCCCCGAGAAACTTTTTACCACTAAATATATCGATGATTTTAATGATGGAGCTCTACCTAATCTTTTGGGAGGGGGGATGAAGGTTGAAGTAGAATCTCCTTCTGAACTTTCTTTTTCCCACGATAGAGCACAAGCCTTGGAGAGTAAAGGATACAGTCTTAAATTAAAGTATCGTCTTTATCCTCAGAAAAAAGCAAACCTGATTATTGATTTAAATGAGATTGATATCAGCCAGGCATATGGAATTTCTTTTTGGATAAAGTATTTAAAAAGGCCAAAACTGGAAATTTTCTTGGAGGATGGCAAGGGTAATCGGACAGGCGCGGCTTTAGAGAAATATCTTATTCCCCAAGAGAACTGGCAGAAGATTTCGCTAATGCGGGGAGATTTTCCTGATATTGATTTCAACTGTTTGAAAAACCTTACACTTACCATCTACGCTTCTGAGGTGGAGACGGGAGAATTTTTTCTGGATGAATTTTTATTTTTTGGTCCTTCCTATCTATTTTTTGAATCTATAAAGGATAATCTCTATGGCTTTCCTGTAAAAAAGAATTTAGACTCTAAATATTTACTAAATAAACCCGATGAATTTTTATTAAAAACCATTGCCCACGATACCTGGCTTTATTTTAAAAACTCGGTAGATAGAAAGACGCATTTACCAGTTGACTGGATTGATTTGGATGAAACTAAGGAATACCGCATTGGAGACTATACTTCGCCGACAAATATTGGGCTATATTTTCTTTGTTTAGTAGGTGCCTATGATTTAGGTTTAATTACTAAAGAAGAAGCAGTAGAGCGTATTGGGAATACCCTTGAGACTTTAAAAAAACTTTCCCGCTGGAAAGGTCTATATTACAATTGGTATTCCACGACGAACTTGCAGATTACCCGCAGATATATTTCGTCAGTAGATAATGGTTGGTTAGCTGCCGGACTTATTGTTGTCAGACAGACATTCCCCGAACTATATATTCCCTGCAGTGCGCTTTTAAAAGAGATGGATTTCTCTATCCTTTATGACCCAGTAGAGGGAAAGTTATACTTAGGCTACGAGTTAAACCGTGAACCACCCGTGCCCACTCCCTATCATTATGGTCAAATTGCTACGGAGCCACGGGTTACCTCTTTGGTGGCTATTGGGAAAGGTGATGTCCCTCCTGACCACTGGTTTAGAATCTTTCGGACTTTACCTATTTCTTGGAATTGGCAGAGGCAGAAACCACAAGGAAGATATCGGGAGTATTTAGAAATAGATGTTTTTGAGGGCTATTATGAATATAAAGGGTTTAAAATTGTTCCTTCTTGGGGTGGAAGCTTGTTTGAATTCCTGATGCCTTTGTTGGTTCTGAAAGAGAAAGAGCTTGCTCCTAGAGGTCTGGGATTAAATAATTTAAACGCCATAAAAGCACACATCGATTATGCCTTAAATGAGCAAAAGTATCCTGTCTGGGGACTTTCTCCTTGCGCTACTCCCGAGGGAAGATATGGAGGGTATCATGAATACGGAGTAAAAGATTTGGGAGCTAAAGGATATTCCGATGAGGGTGTAATTACTCCCCATGCATCAATATTAGCCATTGATTATCTTCCTGAGGAGGTGGTGAAGAATATTCGCCAGTTGCTTAAAAATTTTGATTTATACGGTGAGTATGGAATGTATGATTCTGTGGATATTCATACCCAGAAAGTTGCTTCACGTTATCTTTGTCTTGACCAGGGAATGATTTTTGTTTCTTTGGCAAATTACCTGACAAAAGGGAAAATTCGTGAGCGCTTTCACCAAGACCCGATAATTAACAGCGTGGAGTATTTGTTAGAAATAGAAGAATTTTTCTAATAAACTCTTAAACGCAAAACCCTAAACTCTAATTTAAGTTATTTTAGAGTTTGAAAATTTCGCGTCTTGGATTTTTAAATGAAAAGGAGGTGAGTTTTTATGTTTAAAAGGTTTTTTTGGTCTTTGTTGGTTATTTTTCTCCTTCTGGGCATAAGTCTCTCCTTATATAGTTGCGCTCCCAAGAAGGAAGCAAGTAAACCCGAGGAGAAAAAAGAGGAGGCAAAAGGGGTAATTACTGAATCTGCTAAAGTAGAGGAGCCGGTACAGGAGATTGAGGTAACCGGTGAACTTGCTAAGCCCAAGCTTAAACTCACCCGCGAAGGTGCCTTAATCGCTGCTGACTTTGACACCTGCAAAAAACCTAATAATCTGGGAGGAGACTTTGGCGCCTGGAACAAAGACCCTAATGATTTTTCTCAAGGATGTTTTGACAGTTTTGTTTCTACTATTAAACGTGGAGACGATGGTTGTTCGATGCAAATAATGTATGATGTGGATTCTGTGAATCCTGCCTACAATGGATTCTGGATGAGATTGGAAGGTGTTGACCTTTCTGCCTACAAGGCAATTTCTTTCTGGTTAAAGGGCGATGAGATGCGTGGATTTACAAAGGTATTTAAGGTAGAGTTGAAAAACACCAAGGGGCATTTAGGAAAATATTATGTAACCGAAGTGACTAAAGACTGGAAAGAGATTGTTATCCCTCTGGATAAATTTGCCGGGTTAGAAGACAGGACTTCCATGCATGAATTTGTGATTGTTTTTGAGGACAGGGTCGCCACTAAAAAAGAGGGAGCAATCTATATTGACGATATTACATTCTTAAAATAGGAAAATAAGGCAAGCATTGCTTAAAATTCTGCCTTAAATTAAATTTCTGGTCCACCTTGACGATTCAGATTTTTCATGCTATACTTTTTGTAGATAAGGCACAATGCTGCGGGCGGTAAATAGGAAGGCGGAGTTAAAATTTTAGCTCCGCCTTTTTATGTTTCTCTATTTGTATTTGTGGTTTTATACCGATTTCTTTCCTTCAAGAGATGGTTGTAAATTCGTGGCAGAGGGTTTAATTCTTGAAGTGCCTCTTGACACTGTCCTATTTATAAGCTACATTTTTAAAGAGAGTTTTTTATTTATAAAAGAGAGGGTTTAAAATGTCATTAAAGCAAAAATTTAATTATGTGTTTCTCTTTGTCTCGATATTGTTTTTTACTTTTTTTTCTACAAATTCAATAAGCGCATTTTTTTATTCCCAGAGTCTACCTCTTTTTAATCCCGATTTAAACACACCCCTTTTACAATCTTCCGAACAGCGGTCACAATTAAACATCCAGACCATTCAGCGCGAGCAGAGCAATTATTTTTTTATATAACATTGGTATAGACCCTGATACTAACCTTCCGCATAACTATGTTTTTGTCAAAAGTGATGGTGAATTGGAAATAGGATTCTACAATACCCCCACGGATATTGGGTACTACCTAGCATGTCTGGTGGGAATAGCAAAGGGAGATATAAGAAATGATACCGTCAGTCAAACAGATGCCATCAACAGACTAATTCATGCCTTGGAGGTTCTTAAATCCGCTCCCAAAAAAGATGGTTTACTTTATTGGTATGATATTTTTTATCCTGAGATAAAAATCTCTCCTACAAATAGTTATGTCTCAGCAATAGATAATGCATTTTATTCTGCAGCATTGGGTTTGATTA belongs to Candidatus Omnitrophota bacterium and includes:
- a CDS encoding DUF3131 domain-containing protein, whose product is MKKVFIFFIIFLLSVDYAFPQAKKLSLVPEKLFTTKYIDDFNDGALPNLLGGGMKVEVESPSELSFSHDRAQALESKGYSLKLKYRLYPQKKANLIIDLNEIDISQAYGISFWIKYLKRPKLEIFLEDGKGNRTGAALEKYLIPQENWQKISLMRGDFPDIDFNCLKNLTLTIYASEVETGEFFLDEFLFFGPSYLFFESIKDNLYGFPVKKNLDSKYLLNKPDEFLLKTIAHDTWLYFKNSVDRKTHLPVDWIDLDETKEYRIGDYTSPTNIGLYFLCLVGAYDLGLITKEEAVERIGNTLETLKKLSRWKGLYYNWYSTTNLQITRRYISSVDNGWLAAGLIVVRQTFPELYIPCSALLKEMDFSILYDPVEGKLYLGYELNREPPVPTPYHYGQIATEPRVTSLVAIGKGDVPPDHWFRIFRTLPISWNWQRQKPQGRYREYLEIDVFEGYYEYKGFKIVPSWGGSLFEFLMPLLVLKEKELAPRGLGLNNLNAIKAHIDYALNEQKYPVWGLSPCATPEGRYGGYHEYGVKDLGAKGYSDEGVITPHASILAIDYLPEEVVKNIRQLLKNFDLYGEYGMYDSVDIHTQKVASRYLCLDQGMIFVSLANYLTKGKIRERFHQDPIINSVEYLLEIEEFF